The following is a genomic window from Schistocerca cancellata isolate TAMUIC-IGC-003103 chromosome 8, iqSchCanc2.1, whole genome shotgun sequence.
cGGGCTGTTATACGGCATTTTCCGTTTAATTGTAGTTAACCAAATCATTATAAATTTTACTGCATAGCTGGTAGCTACCGTCCTAAATTTCTTATAGTTATTAAATCTCAAGAAGATACTTGTTTTTAGGTTAACCATTTTAAATTGCATAACCATATTGGAATTTCCTTAAagacactgaatttaaaaaataatacaaggtttaaaaaaacttcctggcaagattaaaactgtgtgcccgactgagactcgaactcgggacctttgcctttcgcgggcaagtgctctatcatctgagcgaccgaagcacgactcacgcccggttctcacagctttacttctgccagtacctcgtctcctaccttccaaacttttcagaagctctcctgcgaaccttgcagaactagcactcctgaaagaaaggatattgtggagacatggattagccacagcctgggggatgtttccagaatgagattttcactctgcagcggagtgtgcgctgatatgaaacttcctggcagattaaaactgtgtgcccgaccgagactcgaactcgggagtgctagttctgcaaggttcgcaggagagcttctgtaaagtttggaaggtaggagacgaggtactggcagaagtaaagctgtgagtacagggcgtgagtcgtgcttcggtagctcagatggtagagcacttgcccacaaaaggcaaaagtcccgagttcgagtctcggtcgggcagaaagttttaatctgccaggaagtttcatatcagcgcacactccgctgcaaagtgaaaatctcattctggaattcacggtttaaattacactgacggaaaaaatcgcaacaccaaaaaataattaatgtagaacatgtctttaggtaacatatttatgtaattaacactgcaagattacaggttaatataagtgcgaaatgagccactgcaaatgtgaaatgctggtgcattaataaccgatgtagccgccagaatgctgaatgcattgtgttgtacaggtgcaggacttcagtttgtaggatggagttccatgcctgttgcacttggtcagtcaatgtaGGGATGGTATCCACAAACGCTGGATTTGTAGTCCGATGATATCCAATAGGTGTTCGACTGGAcgcatctggtgatcgagcaacccaggacaaaatgtcgacactctgtagagcacattGCGTTACAACAGTGGTGTGTAGACtaacgttattctgttggaaaacacctcatgGTATGCTCTCCATGAATGGcaacataacaggtcgaatcaccagactgaagtacagtTTTTCAGTCGGGGTGCATGGGATAATCACGAGAATGCTCTTGCGAcattgcactccagaccataactcaaaGCTTAAGTCCAGTTTGTCCAGCACATAGATTGTGCAGGTCGTcagctggccttcttctaaccaacacacggccagccATGGCGCTGAGGcaaaatcagctttcatcagaaaacacaacagatttccatcctgccctccagtgaaCTCTCGGTTAACACCACTGATGTCGTAAATGGTGGTGGGTTGGgttcagtggagtgcacgctacactgtggtgccaactgttgctcagagtgctgctgcaggtgcagttacGATGtgacacagccatacgccgaacacgatggtcttccctctcggtaatgttaCATGCCGTTCGgaccctggtcttcttgcgaccacacGTTGTCGTGACGACCGCTGCTATCAGTCATGCACCGTGGCTACATCCCTGCCCTGtctctctgcaatatcgcagaaggaacatccagtttctcgcagccgtATAACACGACATCGTTCAGACTCAGTGGGGTGTTGACAAGGTGTCGACAATAACGTTTCTGTCGCctttaatgcattcttgactaacatcagctcaccttgTTCtgtatcaaaggtaactaacgcacacAGCAgtttcagcgtgtatttaaagcaaacctaatttgcttcCTCGTAGtggcactaaagtgcgcgtcacttATGTTGGTGGccaagtttaggttcgttctgcgtatctgacgtcacaaaacacagtcagccaatgaacagtgaacgacgttgccacatctcgactgcagtgcagagcatggacgagtgtctttagttttagaaacgttcggtcataaataaagtaatagaacaaaaacaATGTCTTGATAACAGAcattattttatagaaagtttggaaaaagcattctttataccaattgcttcatattctattaattaattaaaccaaacaagcaataagactcctaattcaggcgatagcaaggaaaggtgtttgtatcactctcacgaaccgctttttcgcaataaagaacagcggtaattgtttatttcctattgtacttggaCGAAGCGTGAgtattcatagtcataccaacagtgtttgtcagtattttgcgtgcgGTGTTATAGTCCTCATTGCGTTATGTagtcagacgaggtgcgttagcgtaaaggttaggctcgtttcacactgggacacttgtgacggtcaccggtgacggtcaccggtgacggtcactgatagagatacagtCGTATGAATTGgggcattcacaccgggacactgcactgagtcaccgagtcacggtgacccagcagtgactcaccctcgccacatgtgacggacaccgacactgtgttcgctgcgctcaccgccggacatgcattagcttgtattggagtgttcacactgggacaccgatcacagacacagcagtgcagagttgccaatagacaggcagccgttgctaaggccagtggttctccacacagtgcagccatgagtttagagttcatcaacacagaagattttataagtgaagtggaaagtcgtcccgttatttgggatatgaaaagcgatgactacagtaacaaagtcatgaaaatgaaagtgtggcaagaaattattacgaaatttGTGCCtcatttcgatgaaaagagcatagatgaaagaaacaaaattggtaagttctatattctttctACACTTTAATAcggtatttttcggaccacaagaatagcgaaatatattttctacccctgtacgaggctaggaggttaataacctacaaggagaatgctatccctcaccccttttcttttgcattaccaatAGCAAGTGTACTGTTATGAAGTCTCTATGCGAGAAGAATTgacaaaatggatgagcgcagaaaccatgtactcacccctacagggcgaatgaaagtaaaataaaataaatagttttatttcaacattttcacaacaaaattaagggtacgtcttttcgtagtctaataaggcgctccgccttatggtccgaaaaatacagttaaaatattaatcaaaacaacagaaatttacgcatatgttgttactataatgatgaattttatttatttaccataatactattgacttacaagtttttgacacccgaatgagaacagtgctcgtgcttgggttctgttcaattaggtacacacaactgtaatacaaaaaagtgcattgtaattataattttaattgcaagttttaatcagttcagtgaacgcaacagtatggtttgttacagttaacatggtaataattgaacactgcacatttcaaatacaattccaatgaacatttaggcctaacgacattaatgttcacataacatttctagcacttacattttttgcaGCTGCCATGGCACTTCGCCTTCAGGGCTGATGAAGTAGTATGCGAAATCTTCTCTGATACCgttcgcaatatttcctccacggaccaagcaaggtgacatgtcctgcaatccctgaatagttaccgtatcctcaaactgtattccatcacgatcacgcacaaagttatggaggaggcaacatgtcttcacaatagactctgccacatctaatttaacatccagtggtcgatagaaaatgcgccacttgtttgcaagaattccaaaagtacactcgatgtaccttctagctctgcacagtctatagttgaacacacgttttttaatgtctaAATACTTTCCACCATAAGGGCGCAAAATGAATTTTGACATTCCGAAACCTTCATCTCCTACTAACATGAATGGCGTAGGTCTTTCAAACGATAATGACAGTTGTTTTGGTGCAGGTAAATCTAGCGTACCATCttgtagtttattatttaacaCTGTATTACGAAACACAATTGAGTCAGACGATTTTCCATATGCTCCAACGTCTATAAATAAGAATTTGTATGTCGAATCACAAACAGCtaacaacagaatggaaaaatagttcttataattatagtagagtgaaccactggaagtgggttttacaattctgatgtgcttcccgttcactgcacccacacaatgaggaaagttGGCCCTCTTATGGAATCGTTCAGCTGAGGCAAGCCATAGATCTTTCGAGAGGTCGCGAAAacattttgacttcattttacGCCATATGGCAGAGCAAACGTCTCGTATAATATACTAGATAGTTGATACTCCAATTCTGTACTGAAAATGTAAGTCCATCATGGATGATCCGGCCTCCaagtacctgtaaaaaaaaaagataaagcgtatggagcaaaactacaaaattttgcagcttacacacaagcatacacacgcacgcacacgtggACATTATAGATAACTAGCTGAAACACCCggcaactataattttaataaatgttaataattgtaCTATGCCTATAACTTTCGCGCAAGCGACAaagtttcatcgcaatcggatgaacggtacggctgcgtataaaatacgaacaaaaccaaacaacaatactatggtggtttttgtttgttgcagggacaatccttcaaaggaaatggaagagcttaAGGACCAGTTATACCAGAGAGTTATTAAAGCAAAAAACAGAAAAGAGTGGTTCTGCAGCAACTGGTAGGAAGAAGTATATCTACTTCGATCAGCTGCGATTCCTAACAACTGACTGTAAGAACACTACTTCTAgtattgacaatgatgatgatgaagacagaaatgagtttgatgaaggagaaaatttagagcaggaggcacgtgaaaaAACTGCTGAGCGACGGTAAAAAAGGCCACGTGAAAAGAAGTTTTTTGAAGAAGATATCCTATAGaacattttgaaggaaaagtacGCCAGAAAAGACAATTCATCACAGCAAGGCGACGAAGATAGCTTTTTTATGCAGTCTTTAGTacctgaattaaaaaaattacccagtcatgcaagattgaaagtgaaatcagatttgatgaatgtcattattaatgcccaacaatattacagcgcttctgcttcctcttcgtcccaaataggatttgcgccggtaccaaattacgctacgggggatccgc
Proteins encoded in this region:
- the LOC126095580 gene encoding uncharacterized protein LOC126095580, with amino-acid sequence MKSKCFRDLSKDLWLASAERFHKRANFPHCVGAVNGKHIRIVKPTSSGSLYYNYKNYFSILLLAVCDSTYKFLFIDVGAYGKSSDSIVFRNTVLNNKLQDGTLDLPAPKQLSLSFERPTPFMLVGDEGFGMSKFILRPYGGKYLDIKKRVFNYRLCRARRYIECTFGILANKWRIFYRPLDVKLDVAESIVKTCCLLHNFVRDRDGIQFEDTVTIQGLQDMSPCLVRGGNIANGIREDFAYYFISPEGEVPWQLQKICVYLIEQNPSTSTVLIRVSKTCGQAPETHSHSHVTSGPGSPRLHSVLVLTSWCLAETPLHDSLSPV